The proteins below come from a single Cervus canadensis isolate Bull #8, Minnesota chromosome 2, ASM1932006v1, whole genome shotgun sequence genomic window:
- the FNDC7 gene encoding fibronectin type III domain-containing protein 7 isoform X2 — MVANSPGTVTGLKAATLYQITIRSISPAGRSQASPPKQAKTVLAAPILQVSSPSSDSILVQWEAVYMAIGFSVSIMQANGLGRIWKENTTNTSLTFTSLAAGTLYTIKAYAWNANGTPGDDSTCNQRTSPGTPANIQVSFDSGALKASVSWAPTEGAFNYTVMALSDSSRLSCSTAFSSCAIYPLQCGTKYLISVSASNDAGSSRSTSAVTLKTVACAPGKVAIQEDPPGHLSVAWSNVDLGDYYVAFVKSDDGLEVHCNTSLTQCNFLSECGFTYFISVFAYNKAGQSPLGDVFNYTTAPCCPSDVNPVLVSSDRAEIVWSPVRGAELYETKAEDGFSVVECNDTAPACTLSALECDTKYNITVYSFSEVRGSNTSCASQFITTAPCSPEIKNISKDDFSMVNVRWQSTNDEATYTVTARGEKGSHQCSSTGESCTLGGLPCGSLFSVTAVAETPAGRSLPSYSVPLETAPCCSASLMVTQVTQSVINVSWTVGSGALTYVTVLQSQMGQSKCHTHQNHCLLGCIACGINYTVAVKAVSATGLTADCAYQSYSSSACCPLGVKLYRLGPNGIRIHWQASRGSANYSTDLYGSKGIFTCAPSAGLSFCDVMEIPCGDVYTVMVSPVAETGLKLTFCPKKIYSVTCSGSTLGMVIYRGKRNVE, encoded by the exons TACTGGCGGCACCTATTCTACAAGTAAGCTCTCCAAGTTCAGACTCTATTCTTGTGCAGTGGGAAGCTGTATATATGGCCATTGGATTCTCTGTGTCCATTATGCAAGCTAATGGTTTGGGTAGAATATGGAAAGAGAATACCACCAACACCTCCTTGACATTCACCAGTTTAGCCGCAGGAACTCTCTACACCATAAAGGCCTATGCATGGAATGCCAATGGAACCCCCGGGGATGACTCCACCTGCAATCAGAGAACAA GTCCAGGTACTCCTGCCAACATTCAAGTCTCTTTTGATAGTGGTGCTCTGAAGGCATCTGTTTCATGGGCACCGACAGAAGGAGCTTTCAACTATACCGTGATGGCTTTGAGTGACTCTTCCAGGCTGAGCTGCAGTACAGCTTTCAGTTCCTGCGCCATCTACCCTCTCCAGTGTGGAACCAAGTACCTGATTTCAGTTTCAGCAAGTAATGATGCCGGATCTAGCAGATCAACTTCAGCAGTGACTTTGAAAACCG tTGCTTGTGCACCTGGAAAAGTGGCAATCCAAGAAGATCCTCCTGGCCACCTGTCTGTAGCTTGGTCCAATGTGGATCTGGGTGATTACTATGTGGCCTTTGTGAAGAGTGATGATGGCTTGGAAGTACATTGCAACACTTCCCTCACCCAGTGCAATTTCTTATCTGAGTGTGGCTTCACTTACTTTATTAGTGTTTTTGCCTATAACAAGGCAGGGCAGAGTCCTTTGGGTGATGTGTTTAATTATACCACAG CTCCCTGTTGTCCTAGTGACGTTAACCCCGTGCTGGTGTCCAGTGACAGGGCAGAGATTGTCTGGTCTCCCGTCCGAGGCGCTGAACTTTATGAAACGAAGGCTGAGGATGGGTTCAGTGTGGTTGAGTGTAACGACACTGCTCCGGCTTGCACGCTTTCTGCTCTAGAGTGTGACACCAAGTATAACATCACGGTGTATTCCTTCAGCGAAGTCCGGGGCAGCAATACATCATGTGCTTCCCAATTCATAACCACAG CTCCTTGCAGTcctgaaataaaaaacatttcaaagGATGACTTTTCCATGGTTAACGTGCGCTGGCAATCCACTAATGATGAGGCCACTTACACGGTGACTGCCCGCGGAGAGAAAGGGTCGCACCAGTGCAGCAGCACCGGAGAGTCCTGCACCCTGGGCGGCTTGCCCTGCGGCTCACTGTTCTCGGTCACCGCCGTGGCCGAGACGCCCGCAGGACGGAGCCTGCCCAGCTACAGTGTGCCTCTGGAGACAG CGCCGTGCTGCTCAGCCAGTCTGATGGTAACTCAGGTCACTCAATCAGTAATCAACGTGAGCTGGACTGTTGGGAGTGGGGCCCTAACCTATGTGACAGTTCTGCAGTCACAAATGGGACAGTCAAAGTGTCACACCCATCAGAACCACTGCCTCCTGGGATGCATCGCATGCGGCATCAATTACACAGTGGCAGTAAAAGCAGTTAGTGCCACTGGGTTGACTGCGGACTGCGCCTACCAAAGTTATTCCTCTA GTGCCTGCTGCCCTTTGGGGGTGAAATTATATAGGCTGGGCCCTAATGGCATCCGGATCCACTGGCAGGCCTCCAGGGGCTCTGCCAATTACAGCACCGACCTCTATGGTTCCAAAGGCATTTTCACATGTGCCCCAAGCGCTGGCCTCAGTTTCTGTGATGTTATGGAGATACCCTGCGGGGATGTGTATACCGTGATGGTCTCACCAGTTGCTGAGACAGGACTGAAGCTTACTTTCTGtccaaaaaaaatatattcag tAACCTGCTCTGGAAGTACACTTGGAATGG